Below is a genomic region from Actinomadura sp. NAK00032.
GGCGCCAGCTCGCGAACGTGGGTACAGCGCTCCGGGGGCTCGCGCGGCAGCTCCCGGCGGCCCGCGAACCCGGCCAGCATCTCGTCGATCCGGTCGGCGGCCTCGGGATAGCCGGCGGCATAGGCCTCCGCGTACGCCTGCGCCGCCTCGGTCACCAGGTGCAGCTCCGCGCGGCCGCAGGCCCCGGCGAGCCGGTCGAGCGTCCGGCCGAGCCGCAGCGCGGCGTCGGCGTGGTCGCCGCCGGCCGCGACCCGGAACCAGCGGGCGGCCTCCGCCAGGTCGCCGTCCGCCTCGTGGCGGCAGCCCAGCTCGTACGCGGCCCGGTCGAGCTGCAGCGACGCGACGAACGCCGCGTGCCGCGCCCGCGCGATGTCGTCGCGCCGCCGGTACTCCTCCTCCACCTCCGCGAGCCCGACGGCGAACTCGGCCTCGGGCATGCCCGCGATCGCGGACGCCGCGGCGGCGAGGGCACCGTCCAGGGTCACGCGTCGACCTCCGCCGGCCGCACCCGCCCCGCCAGCCGCCGCCGCGCCCGCTCCACATGCACCGCGGCGGCGGCCTCGCTCTCGTCCAGGATCTCCGCGACGTCCGGCATCGGGAACTCCAGCAGGCAGCGCAGCGCGACGGCCTCCCGCTGCCGGCGCGGCAGGCTCCGCACCGCCGCCATCAGGCCGTCCGGCTCGGCGCCGGCCATCTCGTCCAGCGACGTGCACTGCTCGCGCGCCTTCGCCTGCCAGCGGCGCAGCAGGGTCGTCGCGATCCGGAACAGCCAGACGCCCGGCTTCTCGCAGGTGACCAGCTCGCCCCAGCCGCACCGCGCGGCGAGCATGCTCTCCCGCGCGACGTCCTCGACCCAGCGCCCGTCCGCCGTCTGCGCCCGCAGGTACCCGGTGAGCAGCGGCGCCCAGTGCCGGTGGAACGCGGGGAACGACGTCAGCGACTCCCGCTCCGCGTTCATCGCGCCGCCCGCCCCGTCATCGTTGACCCGTCCACGAATCTCCTTTGCGGCACACAGGAACTGCTTTCACCCCAGTCTTACGCATAAAAGCGCCACCAGGGCTCACAATCCCCAACATCCCCCGCCACGATCCCGAGCTCAGTGATCAAAAACATCAATGACCACTAGGTCACTGCATCTCGCCCTCCACCTGCACCAACACTCCCGACAAAGATCACCAAGAATGGCCCGATGTCCAAAACAGACATTCACCCAACACCACCACGAACCAAATTCGAAAGTGTCAACCAGACGGGAGACCTGGAGTTCTATGGGGGCGTGGAAGGCCCCGGATTCCCACCGGCCGTAGCCGACAAGGCCATGCACGGGAACCACGTGAAGACGCGAGGCGGCGCTTCGCCCACCTCCATACGCGCCCAGGCCCGCCCCCAGGCAGCAGTGCATGCCACCGCCGAACGCCAGGTGCGCGAAAAGCTCGCGGCCCGAATCGAGCGGTTCGCGCCGCCGGGCGTGCACCTGGACGGCCTCCCTCACGCCGCTCGGTCGGCAGCGAGGTCGGGAACAGCGTCGGCTCCGTTGCGGCCGTCGCGGTCGCCCCGGACGTCGCTGCGATCGCACCGGCCCGATCGGCCTCGACGACGCGGCCCTGACCGCCACCGCGTCGCCGGACGGGTCGGCTGGGCGGAAAGCCGAACGGCCGCGCGGCACCGGTGAAGGTGTCCGCGCGGCCGTCGGGCGTGGTGCGGTGGGTCAGTCGCGGGTGAGCTTGCGGTGCGTCACCCGGTGGGGGCGGGCGGCGTCCGCGCCCAGGCGCTCGATCTTGTTCTTCTCGTAGTCGGCGAAGTTGCCCTCGAACCAGA
It encodes:
- a CDS encoding RNA polymerase sigma factor, with product MNAERESLTSFPAFHRHWAPLLTGYLRAQTADGRWVEDVARESMLAARCGWGELVTCEKPGVWLFRIATTLLRRWQAKAREQCTSLDEMAGAEPDGLMAAVRSLPRRQREAVALRCLLEFPMPDVAEILDESEAAAAVHVERARRRLAGRVRPAEVDA